From a single Labrenzia sp. PHM005 genomic region:
- a CDS encoding TRAP transporter small permease, protein MTALTRGVDFVLRLVITTAFAILVVCVVWQVFSRYVLESPSTVTDEMARFLFIWVALLGGAYTLGQRRHLAIDLLPVVTKGATRIAVNAGIIAAIALFATLIMIYGGTGLVSRTLETGQVSPALRIPMGFIYIAIPFSGICILYYCLTFFADLLREGRGPNDQAETPSRGGPLS, encoded by the coding sequence GTGACCGCATTAACCCGGGGAGTGGATTTTGTCCTGCGCCTCGTCATAACAACCGCCTTTGCCATTCTGGTGGTGTGTGTCGTTTGGCAGGTGTTCTCCCGCTATGTTTTGGAAAGCCCGAGCACCGTAACCGACGAAATGGCGCGGTTCCTGTTTATCTGGGTCGCTCTGTTGGGCGGAGCCTATACGCTCGGCCAGCGCCGGCATTTGGCCATCGACCTTCTGCCCGTTGTCACCAAAGGCGCCACCCGAATTGCTGTGAATGCGGGCATTATCGCCGCCATCGCGCTATTCGCGACCCTCATCATGATTTACGGTGGCACCGGATTGGTCAGCCGCACGTTGGAAACCGGCCAGGTGTCTCCGGCCCTACGCATCCCAATGGGCTTCATTTACATCGCGATCCCGTTTTCCGGGATTTGCATCCTCTACTACTGCCTGACCTTCTTTGCCGACCTTCTGCGTGAAGGACGCGGCCCCAATGATCAAGCCGAGACGCCGTCCCGTGGCGGACCGTTAAGCTAG
- a CDS encoding TRAP transporter large permease, whose protein sequence is MDIQAVAVLFGTFVLLMVLGVPIAFSIGLSAFATFLLFMSFDQSVYIVAQQVASGLDSFTLLAIPFFILAGNIMNRGGIALRLIEFAKVLGGRLPGALAHCNVLANMMFGSISGSAVASAAAVGGVMSPLQKKEGYDPAYSAAVNIASCPTGLLIPPSATFIVYSLITNGTSIAALFVAGYVPGILMGLCLMVVAGIIAKKRGYPIAPRPSTKEVLDKTLGAVLPLGLIVIVMGGIIGGIFTATEASAVAVVYTLFLAVIWYREITWRQLPSIILESAVTTSIVLLMIGCSIAMSKAMAFADIPYAISDILLGLSDNPLVLLLIINIALLIVGTFMDMTPALLIFTPIFLPVVTDLGMDPVHFGVMMTFNLCIGICTPPVGSALFVGCSVGGVKIGDVIKPMLPFYAVLVGLLLVVTYVPEISLFLPQLLLGY, encoded by the coding sequence ATGGATATCCAAGCTGTTGCGGTCCTGTTCGGGACCTTTGTGCTGCTCATGGTTCTGGGCGTTCCGATCGCCTTTTCCATTGGCCTGTCCGCCTTCGCCACATTCTTATTGTTCATGTCCTTCGACCAGTCGGTCTATATCGTCGCCCAGCAAGTGGCCTCCGGGCTGGACAGTTTCACACTTCTGGCGATTCCCTTCTTCATTCTAGCCGGCAACATCATGAACCGGGGCGGCATCGCGCTCCGCCTGATTGAATTTGCCAAGGTTCTCGGTGGCCGCCTTCCCGGTGCACTCGCTCACTGTAATGTGCTCGCAAATATGATGTTCGGCTCGATTTCCGGGTCTGCTGTGGCTTCGGCGGCGGCAGTCGGTGGTGTCATGTCTCCGCTGCAGAAGAAGGAAGGTTACGATCCGGCCTATAGTGCTGCGGTCAACATCGCCTCCTGCCCGACCGGGCTTTTGATCCCGCCGAGCGCGACCTTCATTGTCTACTCCCTGATCACCAATGGTACGTCGATCGCAGCCCTGTTCGTGGCCGGATATGTGCCTGGCATTCTGATGGGCCTTTGCCTCATGGTCGTGGCCGGCATTATCGCCAAGAAACGCGGCTATCCAATCGCTCCTCGGCCGAGCACGAAGGAAGTCCTCGACAAAACTCTCGGTGCGGTGCTGCCGCTTGGCCTGATCGTCATCGTTATGGGCGGGATTATTGGCGGTATTTTTACCGCAACCGAAGCCTCTGCGGTGGCAGTTGTCTATACTCTGTTTTTGGCCGTGATCTGGTACCGGGAGATCACGTGGCGCCAGCTTCCAAGTATCATCCTGGAGAGCGCGGTGACCACGTCCATCGTGCTTTTGATGATTGGCTGCTCTATCGCCATGTCGAAGGCCATGGCCTTTGCCGATATTCCGTATGCGATTTCAGATATTTTGCTCGGCCTGTCAGACAACCCGCTGGTGCTTTTGCTGATCATCAACATCGCGCTCTTGATCGTCGGCACCTTTATGGACATGACCCCCGCGCTGCTGATCTTTACGCCGATCTTCCTGCCGGTCGTCACAGATCTTGGTATGGATCCGGTGCACTTCGGGGTAATGATGACCTTCAACTTGTGTATCGGCATCTGTACGCCACCTGTGGGATCGGCACTCTTTGTCGGCTGCTCGGTCGGTGGGGTCAAGATCGGCGATGTCATCAAGCCGATGCTTCCCTTCTACGCAGTTCTTGTCGGCCTGCTTTTGGTTGTCACCTATGTGCCTGAAATCAGCCTGTTCCTGCCCCAAC